Sequence from the Aspergillus nidulans FGSC A4 chromosome III genome:
TTGCATCGAGTAACGTACTGCAAGGAGACTGGGCAGCGGTTGCTGGATGCGGGGGCGACGTGGGATCTTATCCAGAGTCATGAGATGTTTAAACGGGGACTTGTAGATATTGCGGCGGTCAcgaggaagttgaagacTAGTGCGCAGTGTGATGGGCAGGGACCGGCGTTTCGAGAGAGTGTTGTTAGACAAGCAATTGAGGAGAGTGTGGTGCAGGACCCGGATGGGTTGTTGTGATGTGTGGGTGGCTTCTTGGTTTGAACATGACTCATAACTGGCTATACATCTACTGTTGAGCTGGAGTTTGATATGATTGTGTGGTTATGCTTGTACTTTTTGCAGCTCTTGGGCTTGGATATTATTGCGCATCTTTTTGGACTTGTGAGCGGGCGTGATGGGTTTCTCGGGCCACTCGTTACTTGTGCTTATAGTCGGTTTGACTTCATACAGATATCTGCCCTTAGGATTTGGTTAGTATCGCATTTGATGGAGCGGCGCTAAGTTTCTTGGATCTTGAATTGACTACTGATGTTAAGATTGCTTGTACATTGCGCGCCATGCGTAAAGAGGTCCATGGGCCGCCTTCAACCACGCACCATATCCAACATAAGTGATTTGGCTTGACCGTGGCTTCGACACCCACAACTCAGACCCGCTGAGCGGTCGTAACGAACTCTTCGCAGCTGTACCCGATTCCGTCTGTATGTACAGACTAGGCTAGACCAAGTAGCCTTGTTGAATTTGGAGGTCAGGGTATGCTCGGGACGTCAGGATAAGCCCCTCACCCACCGTGAGACTTCTGCCTTAGACACGTCGATCAATcccagtcatcatcatcatcctccacagTAACGCCCTTCCTAATACTAGACTTCGTTTTGAAGTTCGACGGCCGCTCATCCTCCGAGTCATcgtcagccttcttcttcagccggATGTCACTCTCCTTGAGCGCACCAACTTCAATCAACATATTCTCCAGGTCTACAAACTCAATTAGCATCACCCAGTAAAAGGATTAGAGTAGTAGAAGATATCGAAAACATACCCTCAACTCTGGTCGCCGCCCCCTTAAGCGCCATAAGCGTCACATATTGCTTCacaatctctccatcctTATACACCAAAATCGTCGGTGTATTCCGGTCCGGATACCCTTCAATGCACATATTTCCACGCATTTCACAAAACTTGATATCCCCATATTTGGCCGCGAGCTGTCTCCATATCTCAGAGAGCCGCCGCGACTCAACGTTGTTGCTAGACGAAGAGGTGAGGTTCACACACACGAAGCACGACTTTGACGCCTCGGTGACTTCGCGTGTGAAGTCTGGCTTCTGCAAACCGTAGACCTGATTGTGGACGGAGGACTGCGTTATATTACTTAATTCCGCGAGGCGTTTTTGACTGTGTGCGTGATTCCTCTTAGCTTTCTCCGCGCCAAATACGGGGACAGAGAGAAGTGATGCTAGGGCAAGGACGGGGACAGACATACCGATACTGGTTTAGAAAggcctcatcctcaacgTCCT
This genomic interval carries:
- a CDS encoding protein phnB (transcript_id=CADANIAT00005877), producing the protein MQVEVDPNEDTEWNDILRKHGIIPEKPQDPEPLIQEALVEAERKAYENRLEDKDLDELDELEDVEDEAFLNQYRQKRLAELSNITQSSVHNQVYGLQKPDFTREVTEASKSCFVCVNLTSSSSNNVESRRLSEIWRQLAAKYGDIKFCEMRGNMCIEGYPDRNTPTILVYKDGEIVKQYVTLMALKGAATRVEDLENMLIEVGALKESDIRLKKKADDDSEDERPSNFKTKSSIRKGVTVEDDDDDWD